aaatctGGTATCTAAAcctgctttttttccttttttttccttttgttctcAGACAGTCAAGTGTCAACTTTGCCCAACGTTATGTTGGCCATAAATGGGAGTATGACTGTGAATGGTTAACTATCTCTGTGTCAAATATGTGATTGACTTGATGATTGGTCCAGAGATCCATCATGATGTACACTTCCAGCCCCTATATGGCAGATTCATATAGCTTAGCATCACCTTTGGAAACAAGCATCTAATATTTCATGCCTacatgtacatactgtattatcTAATATCTTACACATTATTTTAGTTGACAACTGCTCTGCAGTTCCTAAAGAGTGTGGGGATTGTTCACTGCGATTTGAAGCCAGACAACATCATGGTGGTGGACCACCTGCAATTGCCGCTGAAGGTGAAGGTCATCGACTTTGGCTTGGCCCTGCATGCCTCAGAGCTGTCACGGGGAATGACTGTGCAAAGTATGTGGTACCGGTAAGTCGACTTGCATACACGGCCACCTGCCTCCAGAGTAAGGCTGTGCATCTCCATGCATAGCCATGATTTTTGGCATTTCATCCATACAGATCCTAAATCTTTTGGAAAATAACAGGCAGGGTGAAGTATCCAAAACCCGTCATCCAgtgtttagaaaatggaaggggGAGGAATGATTTCAATGATAATTTCAATACGGTGTGCATGCATTTTCCTGCCTTTTTATTATAAAAAGGCACATTGTATTAGCCTGCTTTACAGCTAGCTTTCTTTGGGTACAGGTTGTGGTGGTACAGTTCACTTCTGTAGACTTTGAGTTCAATATATTGCTCTCTGTCGATTAGTTGACTTACAATAGAATTGGGACTGgcacacaaataaaagaaaaagcacatgGAGTGCCTCAAAGAAACCAATTCATGTCATTTCATCTGTCTTTTTACCTTTGTTGAATTCATTGGCAAGTCCAAGTATTTAAAAGGTTAATGCATCTTTTACCAACCTGCCTATGTTGTATAGTCTATGGTCCAATGCTGGGAACACAAGCCTGATCTGTATTTACAAATCTGAACTGTACTGTTCTGAACTGCACTGACGAGTGGAAAAGTGGCTCAGTTTCAGTTCCTCAGTCAAATTACTCCAGCATTTTTCTGATTGCCTAAAGGTGCCCTGTGGTTGGGGGCTATAGGATCACATGTTGCTCGTGAATGCCCTTCATTGATGTGGAGACATTTACTGAAAACACAAATTCATGTTTTGGCCGAGCGTGGTGGGAAAAGTCACCGTGTTCGTGTCGACGTGGTGCAAAGTTTGATGTCTCCCCTCCCAAGATGTCCCGAGGTGCTATTGGGACACGAGTGCACAGAGGCCATCGATGTGTGGTCTCTGGGCTGCGTCGCCGTGGAGCTTCTGCTTGGCCGAGCTCTGTTTGATGGCTCTGACGAGTACAGCATGGTCAGTGTGACACGACCTTGCGAAGAGCTTCACTTCACCAATTGTAACGTCATTGCTACGTCCACAGCTGTCTCAGATTAGCACCACACTTGGAAAGCTGCCGGCGAGCCTCCTTGACGCTGGCATTTTCACATCATGCTTCTTCCGCAAGAAAGCTAAGAAATGGAGGTTGAAGGTAACTGAATATTTTTGCACTCACCTTTTGTGCGTTTGTGACCTGGTATTGACACTAGAATTTCCTCTTCTCAGAACCGAGCAGAAATGGTAACGACTTATGATGGCACTCAACCATTAAACAAGCTTTCAGATCTGCTGGAGGTTTGTTAATGCAACTTGCATATTTATGACTTCCAAGTTAGAATAACAACAGTTCTTTTTGCCTTCACTTAGGTTCATTTTGTGCGACCCATCAACTGTAGTGATGAGGACTGGCGTGCTATGCAGTGTGACCTGGAAAGCTTTGTCAACTTGATTGCTACAATGCTGCAGATGGACCCAAGCAAAAGGTCAAGGCCCTACCAAATTCTGGAGCATCCCTTTGTTACCATGAGCCACTTTGAAGGaagattcccaaacagtgcttAGTAAGTGTGTGGACGTGCTCTTTCTTTTCCAGACATTGCCTGACACCCTGGTTGCTTTTCTTACAGCGTCAAACTCTGTCACGACTGCATGGAGGTTGGTCAAACGTGTCAGAACAAGGAGACATCTGTGAGGCCCATTTGGAACATGTCTAGCTTCACATGTGGGGATCACACGGCCGGGCCCAGGATGTTGGACCGGTCAGTCATCACAATCAACAGCGTCAATTCCTTGCCTACAAGCAATAATGGTGTCAGGAAAAGGAAacgagatgatgatgatgataatgaagaGATCGTGAACTGGTAGGTGTCGACATGATGGCATAAAGTCTCATCTGTTTTACTCAAGACATAAAAATGAGGATTTGGGTCTGCACAGTGCTTCAGCTGCTTGTAAAAGGAGCAGCAGGGATGCGGAAGTCATCTACATGTCCTCAATTGACAGCTCCAGGAAGGGCGGGGGCGACATGAAACATCAGCCACCCAAAAGTATGCTTGCTTGAGTGTGACACACAATGAAATGAGGGTAAAGAATCAGATATCAAATcaaacattctgttttactcagAACTCCTCCACTTAGAATGTGGTGATGCCACAATCCATTGGAACAAGAACCAGGCAGCGACACATGTGCACACTGTAAAAGAAGCCGAGGGGGAGATCTGCCAATTGTAAACCAAATTTTCttaattattttgatttttattggtTGTGAAGTTTAGCCATCACGATATTTAAAATAGCTTTccaccatccattcatttttttctcttggggtttttctgatcttttttttaatcaaattcaaGAACGTTTATGCTAAGACTGGGGAGCATATTTTCATTGTtgatagttttatttattttttttttttttaaccctgtaATTCAACCACGTTTGTTTGGTCTTGTACAGGAATTTATAAGATTTCTATTTTTATATCAAGCTACAATACAAACGTTTTGGGAATCCTGTAGAAGTATAGCAGGTAAAATAGATGATCCATTGTTTGGATTAGtcagtatttttaaataaaccttTTTAATAAAGCATGTTGTCCAGGTGCCTTTAGTATGTGAAGTTAAAGGATCCGGAGATTGGAAATAAATGTCATGTGCTCAAAATCTCTGACATACTGTTCATTTGCAATGCATAATTAATATGTTCGGGTCAGTTCTGACCACGGGCAAAAATATCCAATATCATAAATACTATATTAATGAACCacatattttattcaaaattcTTAGCCTATCTGACATGAATAAATGGATCATTAATACTTATTGTTCCAGATAAAAGAATAATTTTTTAACAACTCAttttaggattaaaaaaaattacaatgcaatgtccttttttttttaaattacgatAGCTTTCTCCACACATACCGCTTATAATTAAGGCCAAAAAATTCCATCTtagtctcatcagaccagagaatatTATTTCTCACCATCACCAATAATCCTAtatgatgtttttctttgtgttcgCTCAACATTGCagattttatatttgtattgtgTGCAATATTTTTGCGTTTTCCATTGTGCCTGCTCTCCCTCATTATCTTTCAGCCTGAGTGATAGGAATGGTTGTAGGATGATCTATCTAGCCCAAATCTATCATGATATACAATAGTATTGTTCGTTTAAAGAACACTGAACATTGGCATTTTAATGTACCGTAgatgatgaatgatgaaaaattaGACTCAGGCTTCGTCCACAAAAAATGCACTTAATATtaaacatttggtacataggtACACAGTCATTACCCAACTAGAGGCCCCCAAAAATTATGCAAAATTttcgtgaattaaaaaaaaaagcaaaatgtactTGAAAGCATTTGAGCTTCGTCAGTTTTTAAACAtagattttaatatttgtttgttttttgtagtctttatttgtatttattgtacatatgttGTCATTTTATGTACCCTGTAACTTCTGGTGCTTAACTTCTTCTGCCTTCTAGCATACAGTGGCGGTTTCCGCGGTTAGCTAGGATGTTCATCAGGTCCGAACTGTTTGGAAGGACATCAGGGTTGCTTTAAGTCGGCCTACAGAGAGAAATCAGCAGCTGGCGGATCTATCAGTCATCTATTAATCTCCTACTCCGGAATACAAGGTGGGTCAAATGATTTGGCTCTCCTCCCATGACGCCCCAATCCAAACGGAATCCAGTAAGCTTGCTCCTTGCAACATTGGTGAATTTCCTATCACAAAACTCATTAATGCCACTTGTTTAATTAAAACTCCCCAATCCCTCAAGATCCATTCAAGAGTCCACGTGTGTCTGCTTAGTTTTGTCAGACTGTGGGACATCTCAAAAAAAGGTCTTTGTCCTTGTGTACATTTGCAAAATGAAatctgcctttttttgttgtagtGATAGCTCTTTCCTGGCAGTGTGGCCTTTCAGACAATGTGTGTGTAGTACTTGTACTTTTTTAGCTGCCATCTTCACATGGActtatgcatttgtttttggGTTTATATACACATCATGGACCAAACCACGCTCATCTCTGGAACACAGAACTTGTTTCCTTTCTAAGCGATATGACGGCTCCAAAATTAGACAACAATTAGTATATCATTCTATGAACGGATGAACATGGGACTTTCAGGCATTTGGAAATTACCCCCAAGGATGTCTAAGACTGGGGCAGGTCCTGAATTCCCTTGATATCTTGTCTAATTTCTTTTACCTTTCCCATGTTACACAAAACTGagtgttcaagaaaaaaaaaaaaatccagtgttATTTCTAATCATGTTACATGTTGCCAGTTAACCAATAGAAACTTCAAAAGAAATTAGATCATTTGGGTTTTCCCAAATTGTTTGAAGGCATAGTAATCTCTCTATAAACCTGACTTTGAAGAAAGTAATTTTAAATTGCCTTAAAAAATCTCATTATTCTGAAATTTAGCAAAGAGTAAATCTGTAATTTTGTTAAAACTGACTGAGACAACTGTTTTTATCTCTTATCTTGTTTCTATTTCCCAAGTCTTGACTTATTATGCTGAGCTGGGACCTTGGGTATCAAATTCTGTGCcatgtgtaaatgtttgttggTATGACAGTCTTTTGACTCCTTGACCCAAAAACTGGAAAGATTTCATCTGATTTCACGTCAAAAAAGGTGTACGTTAAGACGGGCAATGTGAACTTGAGCAAACAGAAGTAGTAACAGATCAGCTGCAACcctttacagtacagtaaaatCCTTTGTGGCAGGTAACCTCTCATCAAGTCGACAGACCAGACAGCACCAACGTTTAGAGCCAAGAACAAAATAAGGACACGTGCATACACAGACATACTTGGATGTAACAGACTTGTATtgctttaatgtattttttcccctccttagGTAAGCCATAATGTTTGAATGTAGATGATAAGCACAAACACAGtgtctttttttcacattaataCAGTTCGGACTATGGACACTTTTTTGAGTTTTTATAAAAACACTTTCTTGGACAGAAGCATTCTGCGCTGCTCTGCTTCCATACAACAGAATGGAACAAGAtgtatgacaggaaaaaaaaaaaaaatcattggcaTTCGGGAGGTCTGATGAAGCTTTGGAAGAGCTTTTTGCACGTGGAATTCCTGTCATTCTCTGCTGCTCTGTTGTTTAAGTGTTTCGTGTACACAGCAGGCTTCCTATTTCTCTGgacacatgtttaaaaaaagacaccagTCATGTTTCAGTGCATAAATGTAGACCTCCCTGTATAACATTTTTGCATGTAAAATGGAAGCAAGACATAAAAAGCAGCTCGTGGCTCTTTGGCAAAAATCATAACTGTTATGGGCACATTGTTTTGTATTGCATTTGAGCTTGGCCTCTTttccctatatatatatattttttttttaaatctccaaaATTCTATCAACTATAATCTGTTCTAAATGTTTGCAACCAACAAAGTCTTGTTCACAAACCTTTGTGTC
This DNA window, taken from Syngnathoides biaculeatus isolate LvHL_M chromosome 2, ASM1980259v1, whole genome shotgun sequence, encodes the following:
- the LOC133506464 gene encoding homeodomain-interacting protein kinase 2-like isoform X2, with product MVWPLRVRNQRMEPSNFPVTVESQISSPTCSYMMEELLGAGSFGEVVQCRKMSSGETVALKVIKDSSKMEDAKDEERVLIELKEHGSDRFNIVCWNDSFTFQGQFCLEFEKLDMSLHQLLEWRLPLSVMEIRPVLQQLTTALQFLKSVGIVHCDLKPDNIMVVDHLQLPLKVKVIDFGLALHASELSRGMTVQSMWYRCPEVLLGHECTEAIDVWSLGCVAVELLLGRALFDGSDEYSMLSQISTTLGKLPASLLDAGIFTSCFFRKKAKKWRLKNRAEMVTTYDGTQPLNKLSDLLEVHFVRPINCSDEDWRAMQCDLESFVNLIATMLQMDPSKRSRPYQILEHPFVTMSHFEGRFPNSAYVKLCHDCMEVGQTCQNKETSVRPIWNMSSFTCGDHTAGPRMLDRSVITINSVNSLPTSNNGVRKRKRDDDDDNEEIVNCASAACKRSSRDAEVIYMSSIDSSRKGGGDMKHQPPKKLLHLECGDATIHWNKNQAATHVHTVKEAEGEICQL
- the LOC133506464 gene encoding homeodomain-interacting protein kinase 2-like isoform X1 — translated: MVWPLRVRNQRMEPSNFPVTVESQISSPTCSYMMEELLGAGSFGEVVQCRKMSSGETVALKVIKDSSKMEDAKDEERVLIELKEHGSDRFNIVCWNDSFTFQGQFCLEFEKLDMSLHQLLEWRLPLSVMEIRPVLQQLTTALQFLKSVGIVHCDLKPDNIMVVDHLQLPLKVKVIDFGLALHASELSRGMTVQSMWYRCPEVLLGHECTEAIDVWSLGCVAVELLLGRALFDGSDEYSMLSQISTTLGKLPASLLDAGIFTSCFFRKKAKKWRLKNRAEMVTTYDGTQPLNKLSDLLEVHFVRPINCSDEDWRAMQCDLESFVNLIATMLQMDPSKRSRPYQILEHPFVTMSHFEGRFPNSAYVKLCHDCMEVGQTCQNKETSVRPIWNMSSFTCGDHTAGPRMLDRSVITINSVNSLPTSNNGVRKRKRDDDDDNEEIVNCASAACKRSSRDAEVIYMSSIDSSRKGGGDMKHQPPKKLLHLECGDATIHWNKNQAATHVHTVKEAEGEICQFIQWRFPRLARMFIRSELFGRTSGLL
- the LOC133506464 gene encoding homeodomain-interacting protein kinase 2-like isoform X3, whose amino-acid sequence is MVWPLRVRNQRMEPSNFPVTVESQISSPTCSYMMEELLGAGSFGEVVQCRKMSSGETVALKVIKDSSKMEDAKDEGQFCLEFEKLDMSLHQLLEWRLPLSVMEIRPVLQQLTTALQFLKSVGIVHCDLKPDNIMVVDHLQLPLKVKVIDFGLALHASELSRGMTVQSMWYRCPEVLLGHECTEAIDVWSLGCVAVELLLGRALFDGSDEYSMLSQISTTLGKLPASLLDAGIFTSCFFRKKAKKWRLKNRAEMVTTYDGTQPLNKLSDLLEVHFVRPINCSDEDWRAMQCDLESFVNLIATMLQMDPSKRSRPYQILEHPFVTMSHFEGRFPNSAYVKLCHDCMEVGQTCQNKETSVRPIWNMSSFTCGDHTAGPRMLDRSVITINSVNSLPTSNNGVRKRKRDDDDDNEEIVNCASAACKRSSRDAEVIYMSSIDSSRKGGGDMKHQPPKKLLHLECGDATIHWNKNQAATHVHTVKEAEGEICQFIQWRFPRLARMFIRSELFGRTSGLL